The following coding sequences lie in one Candidatus Diapherotrites archaeon genomic window:
- a CDS encoding ABC transporter permease, whose amino-acid sequence MQLLDFETFSVALQNLRHQGIRTYLTLLGVIIGIAAIVALVSVGDGLNASVTQQFEQLGSNTIFVLPGSITGAGGSAVSGTSLNTIKDSDIKKIEGIAGVEAVIPIYSAYSPAEFKREKQAVAVIGIDPKKAKYMEATGFMELLEGRHLQSSDIYVAVIGEKLAKEGFKKEINLRNNIIINGKNFKVIAIVKETTQSFGGGGPNVSTTIFTTEKAMKAALNTESPIMMFVKTFKKEEVDAVKDKIDKIMTKSYGEKNFTIYTAQQILDSIKIVLGLISLFLGGIASISLLVGGIGIMNSMLMSVMERTREIGVMKAIGATNSKILSIFLIESGFIGLIGGIIGLILGFLISIIISFASTALGTTIPVAVTPALAIGALAFAMLVGMASGLYPARRAARLDPVEALRYE is encoded by the coding sequence ATGCAGTTGCTTGACTTTGAGACATTCAGCGTAGCCTTGCAGAATTTAAGGCACCAGGGCATAAGGACTTACCTGACCCTGTTAGGAGTCATTATAGGCATTGCTGCAATTGTTGCCTTGGTGTCAGTTGGAGACGGCCTGAATGCTTCAGTGACACAGCAGTTCGAGCAATTGGGTTCAAACACTATTTTTGTGCTTCCGGGAAGCATTACTGGTGCAGGAGGAAGTGCAGTTTCAGGAACATCATTGAATACAATAAAGGACTCTGACATAAAAAAAATTGAGGGGATTGCCGGGGTGGAAGCAGTAATTCCAATTTACAGCGCTTATTCTCCAGCAGAATTTAAAAGAGAAAAACAAGCTGTTGCAGTTATAGGCATTGACCCAAAAAAAGCAAAATACATGGAGGCAACAGGCTTCATGGAACTCCTTGAAGGCAGGCACTTGCAGTCAAGTGATATTTATGTTGCAGTAATAGGGGAGAAATTGGCAAAAGAGGGATTCAAGAAGGAAATAAACCTGAGGAACAACATTATTATTAACGGAAAGAATTTCAAGGTAATAGCAATAGTAAAAGAAACCACTCAAAGCTTTGGAGGCGGAGGCCCAAATGTTTCAACCACAATATTCACAACAGAAAAAGCCATGAAGGCTGCATTGAACACTGAGTCTCCAATAATGATGTTCGTGAAAACCTTCAAGAAAGAAGAAGTTGACGCAGTCAAAGACAAGATTGACAAGATAATGACCAAAAGCTACGGAGAAAAAAATTTCACTATTTATACAGCGCAGCAGATACTTGACAGCATTAAAATAGTATTAGGATTGATATCCCTATTTTTGGGCGGCATTGCAAGCATCTCTCTTCTTGTAGGAGGCATTGGAATAATGAATTCAATGCTCATGTCAGTAATGGAGAGGACAAGAGAGATAGGCGTAATGAAGGCAATAGGAGCAACCAATTCAAAAATCCTTTCAATCTTCTTAATTGAATCAGGCTTTATTGGGTTGATAGGAGGAATAATTGGGTTAATTTTAGGGTTCCTTATTTCAATTATAATTTCTTTTGCTTCAACAGCATTAGGAACAACAATCCCTGTAGCAGTAACTCCTGCACTTGCAATTGGGGCTTTAGCCTTTGCAATGCTTGTGGGGATGGCCTCAGGCTTGTATCCAGCCCGCAGGGCAGCAAGGCTTGATCCAGTAGAAGCATTAAGATACGAATAA